The Cannabis sativa cultivar Pink pepper isolate KNU-18-1 chromosome 8, ASM2916894v1, whole genome shotgun sequence genomic interval TTTATGAAATACTAACATTTTAGAACCAGATCATTTTATGGAAAATTAGTGTTGTGTTATATAATGTAATTTATTTCTATAAGTAACATTGAAAAACCTCGGAGATGTATTCAGCGATGAGAATAACCAAGAAACTACGTAcgcataatataatataaaaaataccgTTGCACATTACCCATACATATTACAAGATTAACACCAAACTTAAAATCCGCACACCCAATTTGACAGAAACTGAGGATTACAGTGACCCCTTAatcatatacacatatacatacaatacacatatgtatatatatatgttcactCCCGCCcacaatttatttaatatttagtaCAATAAGTAGGCTTATATAGGAGCAAAAATCACCATACACACACACACTTACATATGGTGACCATACCACTAGTCCTCAAGTAGATGAGATTCTAGATCTTTGGAGACATCAGCCACAAACTGGAGCAAGGTATGAGGGTCTATGATTTCCCCATGGTGCTTCTCATATTCTAAAGTCCAGTGCACGGTGCAGCCCTCTTCACCCTTATCACTTTTGCAGTTGGCCTGAATAGTCAGTTTGAAGCTTTTGAAGTGCTCCATAAGGTCTCCTTCAATTACTCTAAAAGTTATTAAATTCTTTTCATCATCTATAGCCTCCACTATTTCCTTAGCCACACATTCTTTCCCATCTACacacataatataataataatcatcAATTATATGTCTACCAATTTCGTATGCATGTCATTATAAAAGATGAAATTATTCTAtattatatagaggtatatagatatcttaattaattaccATGAACATAATTCCAGAAGATGACAGAGCCAACAGTTCCCCATTCGCCTTCGTGAATATCAACACCTTTGATTTTGTCAGTGGAGTGGTTTGAGATGTGGTGTGGTCTGTGCTTGAAGATGTCATGGAATTTAGAGGCTGAAGCTTTGATTTCTACATCAGTCTCTAGTTTACCGTAAAGACTTTCTTCCACAGCTGTTTCCATATCTTAATCAATAATTCAAGATTCCAATTATTATAATGCAAAGAAGGGAAAATAAGTTTGCTTGGTAAAGAAAAGGGTGTCCTTGCCTTCTTTCTTATAAAGATATCAAAGGCACGTGATTGCCATCTCTCTCCTTATTTTTCTATTCCAAGTTGCCAAGCACTGTCACTAACAGAGATATGCTATACATGGGACACGTTGAGAAATGCTAACCCATACCGTAAGGTGTCTAACATCACAAGAGCTCACATTATTGGTGCAAAATATGGAGTTATTTGCGGCATAACCTCCTTAAGTGGTCAGATTTTTGCAGCTCctaattctaaaatttttgcTGTAAAACTCCTTAAACTCATGTCCTATTAGCACTTAGCCCTTTCCGTCCATTTTTAGCTGTTAAGTGCCATGGTGGAATGTCCACctgtacacagtgtacacgtggcacaattttattggtccacgtaaataaatattaaaaaaaataattattttaaaaataaaaaataaaaaattttctttttttaaaaaattaaaaaattaaaatttaaaaaaaaaaaatttaaaaaaataaaaattaacaaaaacccAATTCCTCTTTCTCTtctcgttctctctctctctctctctctctctctctctctctctctcagcccTACCCGTCGCCCcctcctcctccttcttcttcttgtttGTTTCTCGAGAAAATCCTACACCAATGTGAAAACTCAAAAGAATGAAACTAAACCTAAAAACTCAGCAAAGCAAGGAAAAaggtcatatttttttttgctatgCCTCTTAAAGAAGAGAACTTTTTCTCATAAATCAAAAACCTAAAAAGACAAAAGTTCTAAAAATCAAAGCTTTTCtgagattttgaaaaaaaaaaaaaaaaaaaactcaacacCAACAATGGAAGCCGAACCCAAAGTCTTTGTTGAGCTCGGAACCGAAGTCGACGGAGCTGCTCCGATGGTTACAGAATCTTTAACTTTGACGGTTGTAGAGCAGCGGTCGGGGTTGGTTGGGGTCCGGTAAGAGAGAGAGGTTACCGACGCCATTCACTCCATCTCTTGAACTCACTTCCTCAACTCCATTCAAACTCACAGAAACTCTGACAAGAAGAAATCCTCTGCTGCCTCCGGCAACGATGCCCTTCCCGGTCACGGAGGTTTTGTTTTCGTCAAGGACTTCCGTCTCCACCACGATGCTGATTCCGCCATTCGAGAAGCCAAGAGCCTCAATGCCATTCAAACTGCACTTGAAAACCTCGAGGACCAGCTCGAAATTCTCCATGTGAGTTTtgcttttttttgttttgtttcttttgtgTTTTTGTTTCTCTTCTGAGAAAATCGCATGGAATGATGTATAAATgtgttgtttttgtttgttttctctTCGGTTGATAAAGAAATGGAGCATGGAATAGTTGATtatggagaagaagaagaagaagaagaaggggcgGAAGAAAAAGagtgaattagaaaattagggtttttttatttttatttttttaaaattattttttttaatttttaattttttaattttaaagaaaaatattttttatttttaaaataattatttttttttttgatttttttaaaatatttatttaagtggaccaataaaattgtgcaaCGTGCacactgtgtacacgtggacattccaCCATGACAGTTAACAGCTAAAAATGAACAG includes:
- the LOC115701418 gene encoding MLP-like protein 43; this translates as METAVEESLYGKLETDVEIKASASKFHDIFKHRPHHISNHSTDKIKGVDIHEGEWGTVGSVIFWNYVHDGKECVAKEIVEAIDDEKNLITFRVIEGDLMEHFKSFKLTIQANCKSDKGEEGCTVHWTLEYEKHHGEIIDPHTLLQFVADVSKDLESHLLED